The stretch of DNA ctgcctcgatatttgtgtgatcgagttgaaagaggaagtgatttccatagatataacactagaaacgcgaatgaattaagaacacctaatttcttgtcatgtgcttcacaaaattcgttgtacttcaaaggaataaatgttttcaattcgatgccaagacatattaaatgcgcaacaacacttacagaatttaagaggcactgtatttcacacgtgaaaactgtgttttattaacagtcgaacgattttttttttaattttatgacgaagatttttattgacgaagttttatacgaacggataattaatgtggacaatttttggtagtttgtttttcaatgtttttgagtaacctgacgaagttttttgaacggattatattatgtagactatctaaaatttttttaaattatcttttttttaattagtattgatctctattatgtctgtcatgatggactggtgatgatggactatttttatttttattttgttgtttttatagttgtattagttgaaaaaaaaaaaataaaagtagtctacaaaagtttgagcgtcgcgcgcgtgccacagatataaaggatattaaattgaaagatttttaagtgccggtctaggaaattttcgtaaaggaaattttctcgatttctctgaatgaggatattcattgtcaatccaaagcaaggctggcggttggacttgtgctctggtggaccctttggctgcaagggcctcgtcgggaccgtatcggctctgtggcggacatgactgagtattggcttgtctttggaaattgcaatttttttgaacttatatctgtgaataaaatcagtgcgttttttttgtgtttgctaaactgatttcaatgttgagaaaaaataaataaattatcttttagataactcgtcttgctcaaacctctgtaggggaaggaggcgggaccaaaaaaaaaaaaaaaaaaaaaaaaatatcaatctcTGTGGCAGTAAGTGGGCCACGATGATGATTTCGGGCTTCTCTCGCGCGGGCGTTGTGACTAAATCGGTGAATCCAAGCGACCTTGCGTAGCAGAGGAGAAAGAAGAGAGTGTCGTTCGATCAATTCCGAAAGCAATGAAGTTGTAATGGTGGTTATCATGGACACTATTTGTCTGGCTTCTGTCTCTCGAGCCTGTAAGTGTAACGGCGAGAGCGCTATATTGTTCGGCGGCCAGCTTGACTCATCCTCGAGTAGGAACGGAGGTCCATGCCACCACAAATCGTCATCAATTAAGCGAGATGGGAGAATGCCTCGTGAGACTCGATCAGCAGGGTTATCGGTGGTTGGAACGTGGCGCCAAATACTACCTCGGGTGAGCCGATGTATTTCGGCGATTCTATTCGACACAAACACTTTCCACGAAGATGATGACGATGCTAGCCAGTGAAGTACTATTGTCGAATCCGTCCAGTACGTTACTGGGCAATTAATCTTTGTGGCGTCCAGTACAAACTCGGCCAGTTGCGCAGCGAGCACAGCGGCACAAAGCTCGAGCCGAGGAGTTGATAGTTTGCTGAGTGGGCTGACGCGAGACTTTGAAATGAGTAAATTGCATTTGCGTTCTCCCATTGAATTGATAGATTTGAGATAGACGCAACATCCATAGGCCTTGTCGGATGCGTCTGAAAAGACGTGAAATTCAAGTACCCGAGGATTATCCACCATAACACGGCGAGGAATTTTTAAAACAGCGAGTGTCTGAATCTCGGACCGATATTGGATCCACCAATCTTGAAATTCTTTTGGAACTTCTTGGTTCCAGTCAAAGTTTTTCGACCACATTAATTGCAGAAGGATCTTCGCGCTGACGATAGCTGCTCCGACTAACCCCATCGGATCGAAAAGGCGCGACATCTCTGAGAGTATTAAACGTTTTGTGATCGTTTCCGACGATGAAAATTTTGGAACGTTGAAACTAAAGTGATCGGGAAGGGGGTGCCAGAGGAGGCCGAGTGCCTTCACCGATCCTGACTTGTTGATTTCCAACTCTGTTCGAGTATCTCGAAGTGATTCGGGGATGTGTGAGAGAATGTTGGGGTTATTACTACACCACTTTCGCAAATTGAATCCTCCACAACGAAGCAGATTTATCAGCTGATTATTTGTTTCTATCAGGCGTTGCTCATCGTCATCTCCCGAAAGATAATCGTCTACATAGAAAGAACTCAGCACTTTCGCAGCAGCCAACGGGTAATTTTCGGCTTCATCCTCGGCCAATTTGTTTAACACGCGGGTGGCGAGGTACGGAGCAGGAGCAGTGCCATAAGTCACTGTTTTCAAACGATACGTTTTCAGTTGATCCTTCGGGTTCTCTCTCCACAAGATCAGCTGCAGCGCACGGTCTTCTTCGTGGATGAGAACTTGCCGATACATCTTCTCCACGTCGGCAGTTATTGCGTGCTTCGGCAACCGAAAGTTGAGAAGTGTAGACAGTAGCGGTGGTTGAACTGTGGGTCCAATATAGCAGAGGTCGTTTAACGATAGATTGTTGGAGCTTCGACACGAGGCGTCGAACACTACTCTCGTCTTTGTAGTAGTGCTCTCGGGACGTTGTATAGCATGATGAGGAAGATAAAAGTGTGGTTTCGACATATCTGGTTCAATTTGTTCCATGTGTCCCAACGAAATGTACTCGGTCATGAATTGTGAGTATTCTACCTGGAGCGTAGGATCTTTTATTAGTTTCCTCTCGATGGTCAGGAATCTGCGTTTCGCAACCGAATATGACGCTCCCAGAGAACACAACAACTCCTCACGAATCGGCAGACGTACCACGTACCGACCGTCAGCGGCTCTATAATGCGTATTCAAAAATGCTTCCTCGCAATGCTGTTCCTCGAGGGAGAATGCCTTTCCCTTCTCAAAACTCTCCACCTGCCAGAATTTATGAACTGCTGACGTCAAGTTTTCAACAGTTGATGCGTTGCAAACTACCACAGGACTATGGTGAACCGATGCTTCTCCTGCGACAACATATCCGAACACCGTTTTGCGCAACACCGGCATGCTATCGCCCAGTGTGATCTGCTCATTTTCTAAGATCGTGAAGAAATTCCTTATACCGATGATTATGTCTACATCGTGAGCGATATTAAATTTAGGGTCTGCGAGAGGGAGGTGGCGAGGAATAACCCATTTCGATATATCTACATTGGCAGTAGGTAAAACTCGAGTTAACGTAGGTAGTATCAGACAGTCTATACTAGTACTGTATGATCCAAAGCGAGAGGCAACTGTAATAGTTGTTTGGTGTTTCACTTTCTTGACCGATTGACTGATGCCGTAAACATCTATGTCTGCGAGCTTGCGCTTTGAGCAAAGCTTTTGGGCTAGTTCTTCGGTAACGAAATTGGCTTCGGATGCGCAGTCCAACAGTGCTCTGGCGAAGAGATAAGTGCCATCAGCGTGTCTAACTTTGATATACGCTGTGAGCATAAAGACAGCAGATGTGCTGCCTTTCGAAACGAACGATTGGTTTGGAGTGACGGATTGGCAATTAGTCACTTGCGAGGAAGAGCGGGCTGAGCATGACGGTGTAGACTGCGTACCCGACGAAGGTACGTACGAAAAAGAGCGATTAACAAGCCCATCCGACGGCGACGGGGCTAGTCCCGTAACCCGAGGGACCACGTGACATTGATCGGCAATGCACGTAACCGACGGTGGCGCTTCGACAACCGTGGCCGATTGTGAGAGTTGTGAATATTGGCCGACCTGTGCTGCCACAGATTCAGATTGAGCGACAGCATCCGAAGACTGTGAATTCAGATGCAACAGTGTGTGATGTCGTCTGCTGCATGTTCGACACGAACcagctgaacaatttttcatcaaatgtgaCGCCTTCAAACAATTTAAGCAGAGGCCGTGGCGCTTGGCCACATCGAAACGTTGTTGTGGCGAAAGTTTCTTAAAATCGTCACATTGGGATAATATGTGTGAATTCTTGCACATGATACACTTCGGGAAACTATTTGTAGTGTGATACGAGGAGGTTTTACTTCTGACAGGTTTTAACTCGTGCTTTGATTCGGATTTGTTCACTTGGTTCGAAATCTGGGAGAGCGTTAGTGATTGTAGAATTCGTGCGCGTTTCTGAACAAACTCAACTAATGTTTGGTACGTTGGTCGTTCAGTTTCATCGAGCTGTTGTTCCCATTCCTTCTGCGTTGTCGGGTCGAGCTTACTGCTTAGCAGCTCTACAaggaacgaattccaatgattgTTGGAATCTTCCAATTTGTTGAGCACATTGATGTGCTTTTCGAACTCGTCAGCTAAGTTGGATAGAGCAACTGACGATTCTTTACGTACTGAGGAAGTAGATAACAGTGCCGAAAAATGTTGCTTGATCAGCAGATTCTTGTTGTCAAATCTCTTTCTCAACAGATCCCATGCGATTGTGTAGTTAGTGGATGAAACAGTAAGCGATTGAATGAGACGTAAAGCTTCTCCTTTCAGCACAGCTTTCAGGTACTGAAATTTCTGTACCGATGAAAGATGGGAATTTGTGTGGACGAGAGTAGTAAAAAGGTCGTGGAAATTCATCCAATCATCAAAGTTTCCACTGAACTCAGGAATTTTCAGTTCAGGGAGACGAACAGAGGAAGCGTATGCAGGTGGAACACCAGGCGAAGTGGGAGGTCGGTCAGTGCGCTCGGTAACAATTTCGAGTTTTCTCGCCAAAGACCCTTTCAGTTCGAAGTATTCAGTCTCGAACGAAGCTCGAATTTCAGCTAAATCGTCGGTTAAGTCCTCGTCTAATTCAATTTCCGCCTGAACCTCATTGAATTTCTCCCACAGCTCATCTAGTTTTTCAAGACGGAACTTCAGTTGAGGGAAATCGCGATCAAATACAAAATTCACGTCAAACGCTTTCAGCAATTTAGCGGAACCAACGATGTTATTCCTACGCAGAATCAGCTTCTTAACCTTTTTTGATATCATTTCGATGTcttcgtttatttcacacaaTCTCGCTTTATTTTCACAATAGAAAGCTTGGTCCACTCACCTGCTCCTATTCGATATAGGTTACCTGGGTTCTCTTGACTAAACCTGCGTTCCTTGTTCGTCAGCGACCACGTGGTGAAGAATTCCGTGTCCCGTCTAGACGTCCAGATCGAGAAGACTGCCTTGGCAGTGTGATGTCCCGCCTGTAGATTCCGTGgaaatagcagcagcagcagcaatagcagcaacagcagcagcgaaaCTCCTTTGAACAGCGATGTCTATTGTTCAAGGCCAACCCACGCTAACCTCTCAGGTCGGTCGAGAATGATGATGACCAGGCAGTCCCGGGTTTCGGCACCAAAATGTGTTACGGCGAACCTGGTCGACTGCTGGCGGACACGGACGATAATACGGTGGAATCCGATGCTATGATGGACGAAGTCCTTTTCGGGATCTAATACTGAGCGTCAAAGCGTCGAAGTCcaattatgttttaataaaaCCTCACTTTCgaaaatataactttattcGATAACGTATCGACCAGAACTGAACAATTCTATCCTATCGTGTAATCGACCTCGATCGTCGTCGGTTTCCCGCGCAACGATCGGGTGGGAGAAAGATAGAAAACGGAAATGCGGTTGATACGAATTAGCATACTAATTTCAAGCTAGCTATAAATTGTTTGGTTCACAATATGTAGTGGGATTCTGAGTTATACAATTCAAATATGGTTCACTATTTTTCTTATGTTCTAACGTAAGATCTCCAACAGGAACCATATGGTCGATTTAGTTCAAAGGGCCTGGTCGGATAAGggtgtaaaaagtgcccccaaataaAATCAGCAgatgtatggcaaatattgtataggatatcaaaTAAGAAAATTTGGAGGTTTATTTGAATCCCtctgtggtttaacataggatctatagtgaaaaacgtactttttcgattattccACGCCATCCTGAAAagtttcgagataaaaattcgaaaaaaatactaaatttgcatcttacttacttactacgaaaaattatcaaaaaaatatttcatcagtaattgaagtactaaaaaacattgaaatttttatttttttttatttttagatttagtACTACTCCAATTCATATTAAaatacggcttttctagatgtgTCATTTTTTCAGATTTGTTTCAGTGTTGAGcggtacaaaaatatttttttatattacccaagggtctggctgggtaatggagtaaaaagtgcccccaaaccaaatcgtaagctgtatggaaaatattgtatagggtactaaataaaacattttagcagcagtaccatatatttgagtccttatatggtacaccataggatctatggtgaaaaatgcaccttttcgttttttcacgccattctcaatagctttgagacaaaaatatgaacaatatactgaaagtacatcttactaaggtgtatcgataaatattttcaaacaatttattcatcaaaaaatcaaatattaaaaaaataaactaatttttatttcaatttaaaatttagacttagtactactctagtttgtatttaaaatttcttcctacgtctatttcaggtatatgtgatttttcaaagtgtttttcgcggtacaaaaaatatttttaggcatttctaaattttgaaaaaaaaattactttgagatctctaatttttatttaaatgcattcgtgtgtgttgtttttccatatgtagcgtaatttttcttgaaattttaagaggattgcgcaaaaaaatgtttttttggtctttggtcattttttatttatttggaaTTTAGAGCCCCAGTACTGTtctgatatttatttaaattttgttttttatatgtctaaattttgtcggtatatatTCAGGGCATTGCACTGTAGAAAGATTATTTCTCgtttcttaaaatatatgagactATCttcacattggatttagatggtttagcAAATTCATAGGTGTCAGCAGTACGATGGAgctttgtgagaaaaaataaagtccttgtgcaaagatcattcggattaatgagaagcacacttgaaaaaatccaaattattatatttttttaaaattttaatcttacaattgaaaaccacgaatacaataaaaagatcgatttcaagaaaataaaaatctgcaattttaatgcaaacgatgaagaaaattatgtttgtgtctcgcaatgctcctcaaaattcaggaaaaattgcaccacatgtagaaaaaagacacattcgaacgcatttaaataaaaattagagcagaagtgggtcttaaagttatatttttttcaaaatttcgaaatgccagaaaatatataattttttttgcaccgcatttttaatttttttttattattatattttttgatggaaaaaatgccaaaatgttttattcagtATCCTAtagaatattttccatacagctgatgatttggtttggggacactttttacttccttacccggccaggctcaAATGTAAGTAAAAAATCTATTCCaatatgtactttttgacgaaaatgtgtaccctgtaccgtacagaatctgtaccaaaaataacaaaaaaatctgtacctttccagataaatctgaacgtgtggcaacactggccgTGAGAGAAATAAATacattttcgaaatgaaaattatcaatcaaaattaattttcttgtATCAAATAACCATCATCTCCAAGTATTTGGAAGGTTTCCTGAGAGTAATAAAAGAATTTATTTCTAACAAAGCTTgttgtttatcgatggataggaatcttaagcaaaaaaaaatggctactgtgtaatatacaacaatagttatcttaacataaaaatgtatacgaataaattcggctctgtgacagctgaattgctaaatgagcctaataaacggatgggataaaaaaaaaagcttgtttctaattataatttcaacaaaTTGGTCTCTCcctataatgttttttttccaaatatgttGCTCTATGTAATAGACTaactatttttttatgcgaatGGAGAAAAATCTCAAATCAACATAACCTCAGATAGTAATTCTAttttataataatgagtttttgtAGGGATTTCAGAAAAATGATAGAAGATTGATTATGTATGGTTCAGTGCTACGTAttttatgcattcaagtaaCAACAAGTATtaactttcattcaaatgtgAATGATTTTTAAAATTGTCTTTGGGCCACTGATCTGGTAGAAAATAATTTGCCTCACACACATAGACTTTGACACCAGTTGCCACACAGTATATTAGACACCTCGAATGACAATGTCCCTGCCCTATTACAGTAATAATGGAACAAGATCTGAAAAACCGTATTCGCAATTATTATGGCCCGTCATTCCAATTTTTTCAACCCTACACGATCATtgttacgagggtcactatttatatttcgggaattggcaacactgatgtcatgtgagtccatctgacggttccatcgtaaagtttgacatttttgacgatatacgtactcagaacattttgtcatacggacgctatttgtttattttatatttagttgaaagtttggtctcggcgaaaaaatggaactgaatcgtgaacattttcgtgcgatgattttttacgactttcgacgtggattatcacaacaagagtgccaCTTTTGGccatgaagctccatcaaaaaccactgtgtatcgctggtatagtgaattcaatcgtagtcgtagttcgctgtccgacgagtttcgtgaaggtcgtccaaaatcgactgtagtgccagaaaacatcgatgctgtgcacgaaatgattaagcaagatcgtcatgtaacctattgtgagattgaggcatccctaagcattagttccaccagcatatatgcgattttacatgaacactttgttgtgcgaaaattatgttcacgatGGATCCCACATATTGTTAGTTCACTCcatcagtgtttaccgagtgatgatgacagaaggatggtaaacagtcgttggacggcgcgtatcagataaaagataccgaattgGAAcgtgatatgatgaaaaccgcaatctgtgatcctagacgagatgcctcctgtgttatgtatggatgaaacaaaaaaaaactcatcaatgtaatataaaataattaccaataccgaacacaattatcaatttttatcatcagtaaaaacatattacttttatatagaaaaaacatatttgaaatggaaaaggtaatttccgtttataatttttactttctgagtgtttattcaacccaatgcaaattttaattggacttacagcaactaatactatatgtagacactccccttacttgcaatataaaaatgccccctacttgcatatatttgcaatgccgatttccctcgggcaccttggttttgatgtctcagttagggaacacatttcggtagggaaaaaagttccccctactttcatgtatttgcgatgccgttttcccccaggcagcttggttttgatgtctctgttagtgaacacatttcgatgggagcaaaagctaaccctacttttatgtatttgcaatgccgattccccgcAGGCAGCTTGTTTTtggtgtctctgttagggaccgccgcatgtgtcgtcaatttcgactaatcagaagtgggtatttccgttaggatagaagtttggaatttttcaattgttcgatagttagtttcatgacatatattattttcatcaatataaaaaattgttatggagtaccgaaatcgattgacgcaaaaatttcatcattccatcatgaaatgaccgagcaacaagcgtttgaaattggacaatttccacgatgtgctcgattatcGATTTTTAGTTTGTACCCCAATAcgtttccgaaagacgtaatcctacgtcaaaaacatagaTGCAGATACCGATACAGAAAAGGTATAAAAACAACTTTGATAGGCACAGTTGAAAGGTTATACGTTCGATCGAATCATTGCTTGATTCATTATAGTTTAAAATACAtatatgggggtctccgtagccacattggttgcgcgttcgcttagtaagcgatcgatcgtgagttcaaaactcaggaccctcattgaccatctttgtgttgttacagaatagctacgtccacgcaacaatcatcagcgatggagatcgatccacggtcgaaattagatcgattcatccatacaactgctctgctctgcaagacacatcgggctgctgttctataaatagctcaacaatgatcaatcaactttctccgctgtccggtggtctaactggataatggaagaaaaatacaatacatAATACTCTtacgggggtcttcgtagcctaattggttgcgtgtccgctactaagcgaacgatcatgagctaataactcagggcccctcaactgaccatctttgtgtgttattctagctactacgtccacgcaacaatcatcatgtgtcggtaatcccagtcccttaccgctcacattacgatctgctgcatcggtaattggtgctaattctaacacagcaatggaagcctcatatcagcagtcccgttgtgaacagtccaactgtgaacattcgaacaataggaatattctaacgccgaaaaaaggcggcatgtgttgtgtatcgatagaaatggaatactcggcatgtgttgtgtatcgatagaattggaatattcttaggcctaaacagctactgtgttacataaaaaaaaaacaaatgtttattgatggatagagacgaatgaactctcagagtttaaagtctctctaattcaataccttccttccttattgatggataggaatcttaagcctaaataatatacaacaatagttatcttaacatgaaaaatgtatacgaataaattcggctctgtgacagctgaattgctaaatgagcctaataaacggatgggataaaaaaaaaataatactcttacgcctaaatggctactgtgtaaatgtaccatatgcaatggtatagaaggaatactggcgaatggcaactgtgtaatgtaatgtgctataattatagatatgataaccatgtgacatgtacacgattaaaattcggctctgttacagctaaaatgctaatgatcctgaaataaataaatgggataaaaaaaaatacatatattctccgaaacatttttatttatatcgttTATTAAACTGAAAATTCCTAATTCGTTATCAAACTGGAAGTATTCATTTGcttatttgcgtttcatttttcTAGCTCCCTTCATTTAACCTATTTCGTTCtcttacttcttcttcttcttatatggcactaacgttcctagaggaactccgccgtctcaacgtagtattacttgcgtcattttcattagtacttagttgagatttctatgccaaataacacgccttgaatgcattctgggtggcaagctctagaatacgcgtgaccacagtgcaagtcagaggaaatttctttgaagaaaaatttccccgaccagaacgggaatcgaacccaaacccccggcatgttaggtttgacgctaaccactcggccacgggagcaccgttCTCTTACATTCTACTTATATATCATTCCTCCGAATATTTCCATGCCCAGTTCCCAGACTGTGATTCCCAGACTGTGACCCAGACTGTTCCAGTTCCCAGACTGTGCCAGTTCCCAGACTGTGATATAAGTAACTCTCAGTCCTCGTCCTATTAGCATAAAAGTGCTGTGAAGCACAGCGTGCGTACAACGTTGCTCATTTTTCCGGGAAGCAACGTatcacgaccaaacaacgttgACGGTGTTCATTTGTGTCTGAATATCTATGGTTGATGGTCGCATTCAACACATTCCGCCACTTCCAGAACAACGGCCCGAAGGATTCTCCCTGCTGTGGTTGTTGCTGAAAAATGCATATTCCAACAAAGTATGGCACCAAAGTACTTGATACTCTGCAAACTACCGCTAT from Toxorhynchites rutilus septentrionalis strain SRP chromosome 3, ASM2978413v1, whole genome shotgun sequence encodes:
- the LOC129773553 gene encoding uncharacterized protein LOC129773553; its protein translation is MISKKVKKLILRRNNIVGSAKLLKAFDVNFVFDRDFPQLKFRLEKLDELWEKFNEVQAEIELDEDLTDDLAEIRASFETEYFELKGSLARKLEIVTERTDRPPTSPGVPPAYASSVRLPELKIPEFSGNFDDWMNFHDLFTTLVHTNSHLSSVQKFQYLKAVLKGEALRLIQSLTVSSTNYTIAWDLLRKRFDNKNLLIKQHFSALLSTSSVRKESSVALSNLADEFEKHINVLNKLEDSNNHWNSFLVELLSSKLDPTTQKEWEQQLDETERPTYQTLVEFVQKRARILQSLTLSQISNQVNKSESKHELKPVRSKTSSYHTTNSFPKCIMCKNSHILSQCDDFKKLSPQQRFDVAKRHGLCLNCLKASHLMKNCSAGSCRTCSRRHHTLLHLNSQSSDAVAQSESVAAQVGQYSQLSQSATVVEAPPSVTCIADQCHVVPRVTGLAPSPSDGLVNRSFSYVPSSGTQSTPSCSARSSSQVTNCQSVTPNQSFVSKGSTSAVFMLTAYIKVRHADGTYLFARALLDCASEANFVTEELAQKLCSKRKLADIDVYGISQSVKKVKHQTTITVASRFGSYSTSIDCLILPTLTRVLPTANVDISKWVIPRHLPLADPKFNIAHDVDIIIGIRNFFTILENEQITLGDSMPVLRKTVFGYVVAGEASVHHSPVVVCNASTVENLTSAVHKFWQVESFEKGKAFSLEEQHCEEAFLNTHYRAADGRYVVRLPIREELLCSLGASYSVAKRRFLTIERKLIKDPTLQVEYSQFMTEYISLGHMEQIEPDMSKPHFYLPHHAIQRPESTTTKTRVVFDASCRSSNNLSLNDLCYIGPTVQPPLLSTLLNFRLPKHAITADVEKMYRQVLIHEEDRALQLILWRENPKDQLKTYRLKTVTYGTAPAPYLATRVLNKLAEDEAENYPLAAAKVLSSFYVDDYLSGDDDEQRLIETNNQLINLLRCGGFNLRKWCSNNPNILSHIPESLRDTRTELEINKSGSVKALGLLWHPLPDHFSFNVPKFSSSETITKRLILSEMSRLFDPMGLVGAAIVSAKILLQLMWSKNFDWNQEVPKEFQDWWIQYRSEIQTLAVLKIPRRVMVDNPRVLEFHVFSDASDKAYGCCVYLKSINSMGERKCNLLISKSRVSPLSKLSTPRLELCAAVLAAQLAEFVLDATKINCPVTYWTDSTIVLHWLASSSSSWKVFVSNRIAEIHRLTRGSIWRHVPTTDNPADRVSRGILPSRLIDDDLWWHGPPFLLEDESSWPPNNIALSPLHLQARETEARQIVSMITTITTSLLSELIERHSLLSPLLRKHKTQYYVHHDNSLCVQLALKTLIKVAQKEYFSLEIDFLRKHQGPARKEMTFKSPLKKLNPFLDSEGLLRIFGRLQNLDAPFDTKYPIILPSKAHLTFLIAKATHFRMLHSGPQLLLATLRQRFWPIRGRDLATKIVRECMVCFRCKPKSICQIMGPLPAVRLTPSRPFVSSGVDYCGPFSVRPPNRRGSSMKIFVAIFICMWSKAVYIDMVYSLTTTAFVNVLIRFLSRHGSVAHIYCDNARTFVGANRVLQEYRREFNAMHCSEKLASHCADNGITFHFNPARSPHFGGLWEASVKTFKYHLYRIMKDSLLIIDDFHTLITQIQGVMNSRPLMPLSSDPADVIALTPAHFLVGEPINSLPQPDLCDFPDNRLNSFQTMQKRFQHFWKAWSRDYIGQLQNRQKWPVVHPDVDVGTLVLLKKKSTPPMKWNLGRVEQIFPGKDGHVRVVQVRTAQGTYRRAITEVCPLPIEQPRTQDISATVPADAPPTTH